Proteins found in one Actinokineospora alba genomic segment:
- a CDS encoding PLP-dependent cysteine synthase family protein gives MIRANAHLLELLGKTPVAYIDTPLPHGHGGFWAKLECLSAGGMKARSAVAMLLAARARGELRPGAAVVESTSGTLGVGLAFAGQALGHPVVLVVDAELEPSMRALLHAHGARLEVVDRPHQTGGWQQARLDRLRAVCRDLPDAFWPDQYNNADNPAGYATLARELVEQLDRVDVLVCSVGTGGHSAGIIESLRAHWPHVRLVGVDTIGSTIFGQPARARVMRGLGSSIYPRNVAYDQFDEVHWVGPTEVVDACRRLARDCFVTGGWSTGAVALVSAWVARVEAGAVVATVFPDGPHRYLGTIFDDGFCRDRGLLGRAADRPVEIGHAESVEVTGWARCRSVTVPSARLAVPA, from the coding sequence GTGATCCGCGCGAACGCGCATCTGCTCGAACTCTTAGGCAAGACTCCGGTCGCGTACATCGACACACCGCTGCCGCACGGGCACGGCGGCTTCTGGGCGAAGCTGGAATGCCTGAGCGCGGGCGGGATGAAGGCCCGGTCGGCGGTGGCGATGCTGCTGGCCGCGCGGGCCCGCGGTGAGCTGCGGCCGGGGGCGGCGGTGGTCGAGTCGACCAGCGGGACGCTCGGCGTCGGCTTGGCGTTCGCGGGTCAGGCGCTCGGGCACCCGGTGGTGCTGGTGGTCGACGCGGAGCTGGAGCCGTCGATGCGCGCGCTGCTGCACGCCCACGGCGCACGGCTGGAGGTCGTCGACCGTCCACATCAGACCGGAGGGTGGCAGCAGGCGCGGCTGGACCGGCTGCGCGCGGTGTGCCGGGACCTGCCGGACGCGTTCTGGCCGGACCAGTACAACAACGCGGACAACCCGGCCGGGTACGCGACGCTCGCTCGGGAGCTGGTCGAGCAGCTCGATCGGGTCGACGTGCTGGTGTGCAGCGTCGGCACGGGTGGGCACAGTGCCGGGATCATCGAGTCACTGCGCGCGCACTGGCCGCACGTGCGGCTGGTCGGCGTGGACACGATCGGCTCGACGATCTTCGGCCAGCCGGCGCGGGCCCGGGTCATGCGTGGGTTGGGCAGCAGCATCTATCCGCGCAATGTGGCTTATGACCAGTTCGACGAGGTGCACTGGGTCGGACCGACCGAGGTGGTCGACGCGTGCAGGCGGCTAGCGCGGGACTGCTTTGTGACCGGCGGTTGGAGCACGGGCGCGGTGGCGTTGGTGTCGGCGTGGGTGGCCCGGGTCGAGGCGGGCGCGGTGGTGGCCACCGTGTTCCCGGACGGACCGCACAGGTATCTGGGCACGATCTTCGATGACGGCTTCTGTCGCGACCGGGGTCTGTTGGGTCGTGCGGCGGATCGTCCGGTGGAGATCGGGCACGCGGAGTCGGTCGAGGTCACGGGCTGGGCGCGGTGCCGGTCGGTGACCGTGCCCAGCGCCCGGTTGGCGGTGCCCGCGTGA
- a CDS encoding Rossmann-like domain-containing protein yields MRAFTSLADLVDHVRAGKLGPDPAGERISVGFSTQQGVRHASRDQSYRNSVVSLRIGQAVGSCAVEPGTLDDGDVYDCVGASVAELLDHANSAIRLAALDAYLMNAHPHETSGAEQVTIPAGSSLDKSMARASAVVDLIEATPDSRVLVVGVVNSLLHHLRERGLPYVPCDLKGGRTEWDEPVATDASSALGDCDIVLASGMTVGNGSLEGLLGFGRQVVLFAQTGSAVLPWFIGGGVSAVSAEPFPFFWLDGGPTTIHLYRGEPK; encoded by the coding sequence GTGAGGGCCTTCACTTCACTCGCCGACCTGGTCGACCACGTCCGCGCGGGCAAACTCGGACCTGATCCGGCCGGTGAGCGGATCAGTGTCGGGTTCAGCACCCAGCAGGGCGTGCGGCATGCCTCGCGGGACCAGTCCTACCGAAACAGCGTGGTCAGCCTGCGGATCGGGCAGGCCGTCGGCTCGTGCGCGGTCGAGCCGGGCACCCTCGACGACGGCGACGTCTACGACTGTGTCGGCGCGAGCGTGGCCGAGTTGCTCGACCACGCGAACTCCGCGATCCGCCTCGCCGCGCTCGACGCGTACCTGATGAACGCGCACCCGCACGAGACGTCCGGCGCCGAGCAGGTGACCATCCCCGCGGGCAGTTCGCTGGACAAGTCGATGGCGCGCGCGTCGGCTGTCGTCGACCTGATCGAGGCGACCCCCGACTCGCGGGTGCTGGTCGTCGGGGTCGTGAACTCCCTGCTGCACCACCTGCGGGAACGCGGGCTGCCTTATGTCCCCTGCGACCTCAAGGGCGGTCGGACGGAGTGGGACGAGCCGGTGGCGACCGACGCCTCGAGCGCCTTGGGCGACTGCGACATCGTGCTGGCGTCGGGCATGACCGTGGGCAACGGCAGCCTCGAAGGGCTGCTGGGCTTCGGCCGCCAAGTCGTGCTGTTCGCGCAGACCGGCAGCGCGGTGCTGCCGTGGTTCATCGGCGGCGGGGTGTCGGCGGTGTCGGCCGAGCCGTTCCCGTTCTTCTGGCTCGACGGCGGGCCGACCACGATCCACCTCTACCGCGGGGAGCCGAAGTGA
- a CDS encoding ATP-grasp domain-containing protein codes for MGHLLMIESWVGAMSSLLPRAIRESGHRFTFLTRDLHHYLRSAPTEGTHPLLSAENVLTTETNDVPGLLSYVERMHAVLGFDGVISSCDYYLPTVAKVAAHLGLPGPTPEAVESANRKDRTRTTLGAAGVPGPKYALATGWPQTADAARSLGYPLVVKPVDLCGGMFVRKVAGEAELREAFAALEAFPVNARDQPRLPTVLLEELLDGPEVSVETVTVGGVTHVVGVTDKSVAGEPWFVESGHMFPADLDGTDAAQVAVAAIEALGLDDIVAHTEIKLTSAGPKLIEVNPRPAGNQITELVRRVTGIDLPAVYAQLAVGQRPDLTHAETGVRSAAISFLLPPRSGLVAEIVGEVAAPGVVECKLKSPGHRAGEPTSNNTYLGHVMVVDHDGLGARSTAEKIVNGLDVRYAEDAA; via the coding sequence GTGGGACATCTGTTGATGATCGAGAGCTGGGTAGGGGCGATGAGTTCGCTGCTCCCCCGGGCCATCCGCGAGTCCGGTCATCGCTTCACCTTCCTCACCCGAGACCTGCACCACTACCTGCGCTCCGCGCCCACCGAGGGCACGCATCCCTTGCTGTCGGCCGAGAATGTGCTGACCACCGAGACCAACGACGTGCCCGGCCTGCTGTCCTATGTGGAACGTATGCACGCCGTGCTGGGGTTCGACGGCGTCATCTCCTCCTGCGACTACTACCTCCCGACCGTCGCCAAGGTCGCCGCCCATCTCGGGCTGCCAGGGCCGACGCCGGAGGCCGTGGAGAGCGCCAACCGCAAGGACCGCACCCGCACCACGCTCGGCGCGGCGGGCGTTCCGGGGCCGAAATACGCCCTGGCCACGGGCTGGCCGCAGACCGCTGACGCGGCGCGGTCGCTTGGCTACCCGCTCGTGGTGAAGCCGGTGGACCTGTGCGGCGGGATGTTCGTGCGCAAGGTCGCGGGCGAGGCGGAGCTGCGCGAGGCGTTCGCCGCTCTGGAGGCCTTCCCGGTCAACGCGCGCGACCAGCCCCGGCTGCCGACCGTGCTGCTCGAAGAGCTGCTCGACGGCCCGGAGGTCAGCGTCGAAACCGTGACGGTGGGCGGCGTGACGCACGTCGTCGGCGTGACCGACAAGAGCGTCGCCGGGGAGCCGTGGTTCGTCGAGAGCGGGCACATGTTCCCCGCCGACCTCGACGGCACCGACGCAGCTCAGGTCGCGGTGGCGGCCATCGAGGCGCTCGGCCTGGACGACATCGTCGCGCACACCGAGATCAAGCTGACCTCGGCCGGACCCAAGCTCATCGAGGTCAACCCGCGACCGGCGGGCAACCAGATCACCGAGTTGGTGCGCCGGGTTACCGGCATCGACCTGCCCGCCGTGTACGCGCAGCTCGCGGTCGGTCAGCGCCCCGACCTGACGCACGCGGAGACCGGGGTGCGCAGCGCGGCGATCTCGTTCCTGCTGCCGCCGCGCTCGGGGCTGGTCGCCGAGATCGTCGGCGAGGTCGCCGCTCCCGGCGTCGTGGAGTGCAAGCTCAAGTCCCCCGGGCACCGGGCGGGCGAGCCGACCAGCAACAACACCTACCTCGGGCACGTGATGGTGGTCGACCACGACGGCCTCGGCGCGCGCTCGACCGCCGAGAAGATCGTCAACGGCCTGGACGTTCGCTACGCCGAGGACGCCGCGTGA